The following are encoded in a window of Brevibacillus ruminantium genomic DNA:
- a CDS encoding glycerate kinase, with protein MKVVIAPDSFKGSLSAFDVATAVESGIKKVLPEATTVLVPVADGGEGTMESLVAATKGRKVEVTVTGPLHTPVEAAYGILGDQVTCVIEMASASGLYLVPAEKRNPLITTTYGTGELIKQALDDGCRRFILGIGGSATNDGGIGMLQALGMKLLDSEGNPVGFGGGVLEQIVTIDDSEFDSRILEAEFLIASDVQNPFVGPHGASHVFGPQKGATPEMVERLDRSLGLWADLVEAKTGIRLHDMAGAGAAGGLGGAFQAFFPARMRRGIDIVIEYTELGKHLDDADLVITGEGQIDFQTASGKTPMGVAQEAQLRGVPVFVLAGSIGRGIDTLYQFGIHSIHSIINAPMSLEDAMKRAPELLEQAAEQVFRTYLARAHQK; from the coding sequence GTGAAGGTTGTGATTGCACCCGATTCTTTTAAAGGAAGCCTGTCTGCGTTTGACGTTGCCACTGCCGTAGAATCAGGCATCAAAAAAGTACTCCCTGAGGCAACAACCGTTCTCGTCCCCGTTGCCGATGGCGGAGAAGGAACCATGGAAAGCTTGGTTGCTGCCACTAAAGGGCGCAAGGTCGAAGTAACCGTAACCGGTCCGCTTCACACTCCTGTTGAGGCCGCGTACGGCATTCTCGGAGACCAAGTCACCTGCGTCATTGAAATGGCGAGTGCATCCGGTTTGTATCTGGTTCCGGCCGAAAAAAGAAATCCATTAATCACCACCACTTACGGTACCGGTGAGCTGATCAAGCAAGCTTTGGACGACGGCTGCCGCCGATTTATCCTCGGCATTGGTGGAAGCGCAACCAATGATGGCGGAATTGGCATGCTGCAAGCCCTCGGCATGAAGCTGCTCGATTCTGAAGGCAACCCGGTCGGCTTCGGTGGCGGCGTACTGGAACAGATCGTCACAATCGACGACAGCGAATTTGACTCTCGTATTCTCGAAGCAGAATTTCTGATCGCTTCTGACGTCCAGAATCCTTTCGTTGGTCCGCACGGGGCTTCCCACGTGTTTGGTCCGCAAAAAGGGGCGACACCTGAGATGGTGGAAAGATTGGATCGCTCGCTCGGTTTATGGGCTGATCTGGTCGAAGCCAAAACGGGGATCAGGCTTCACGATATGGCAGGAGCAGGAGCTGCAGGCGGACTTGGCGGTGCATTTCAAGCGTTCTTTCCGGCACGCATGAGACGCGGCATCGACATTGTGATCGAGTACACTGAGCTTGGCAAACACCTCGACGATGCTGATCTGGTCATTACCGGGGAAGGACAAATTGATTTTCAAACAGCCTCTGGCAAAACTCCGATGGGGGTAGCGCAAGAAGCCCAGCTACGCGGCGTCCCTGTTTTCGTCCTCGCTGGTTCTATCGGGCGCGGCATCGATACACTTTATCAATTCGGCATTCATAGCATTCATAGCATTATCAACGCGCCGATGTCCTTGGAAGACGCGATGAAACGGGCACCGGAGCTGTTGGAGCAAGCAGCGGAGCAAGTGTTCCGCACCTATCTGGCACGTGCCCATCAAAAATAA
- a CDS encoding proline dehydrogenase family protein produces the protein MDRKEFAEGTKTESQSNEQQASVVLRTIARDLKLKEFVMNTPWLYQLLLAAAKRYIAGESRGDALDRAAGLQAAGYAISLEYIGENTADLTECRKATDEFLALIRESSQRGLPVHICFDLSHIGLMIDEELALSHAEELAAAARENGQILMISMEESAKTEAIYRLYERLASRHEHVGITVQAHLHRTWDDLPRLLDLPGRIRLVKGAFREEPQVALPRSKELQTRYLELTEKIVQAGHPLSIATHDQQIVQAVREQGFLSESQVELEMLCGVCEEEARMIRDEGVPLRLYVTYGTEWYLYLCHRIAEHPPQLYRALADMLEPDRVGMEVYR, from the coding sequence ATGGACAGAAAAGAGTTTGCCGAAGGAACAAAAACAGAGAGCCAGAGCAATGAACAGCAGGCATCAGTTGTGCTGCGGACGATTGCCCGCGATCTGAAGCTGAAAGAGTTCGTGATGAACACACCCTGGCTTTATCAGCTCCTGCTTGCGGCAGCAAAGCGATATATCGCGGGTGAATCCAGGGGCGATGCGCTCGATCGGGCTGCGGGGCTGCAAGCAGCGGGCTATGCGATTTCCCTGGAGTACATCGGAGAAAACACGGCTGATCTTACGGAGTGCCGCAAAGCAACGGATGAATTTCTCGCTTTGATCAGGGAGAGCAGCCAGAGGGGCCTGCCCGTACATATCTGCTTTGATCTTTCGCACATCGGGCTTATGATCGACGAGGAACTGGCCCTTTCGCATGCGGAAGAGCTGGCCGCCGCAGCGCGGGAAAACGGTCAGATCTTGATGATCAGTATGGAGGAATCGGCCAAAACCGAAGCCATTTACCGTCTGTATGAAAGATTGGCGAGCCGTCATGAGCATGTAGGGATTACGGTGCAGGCCCATCTGCACCGGACATGGGATGATCTGCCCAGGCTTCTCGACTTGCCGGGCAGAATCAGGCTGGTCAAGGGCGCGTTCAGGGAAGAACCGCAGGTTGCCTTGCCCCGTTCAAAAGAGCTGCAGACAAGGTATCTTGAACTGACCGAGAAGATCGTGCAGGCCGGCCATCCGCTCTCTATCGCTACACATGACCAGCAAATCGTTCAGGCTGTCAGGGAGCAGGGGTTTCTCTCGGAGAGTCAGGTAGAATTGGAAATGCTCTGCGGCGTATGCGAAGAGGAAGCACGCATGATCAGGGACGAGGGGGTTCCTTTGCGGCTGTACGTAACCTACGGCACGGAGTGGTATCTTTACCTCTGTCACCGGATTGCCGAGCATCCGCCTCAGCTCTACCGTGCGCTGGCTGATATGCTGGAGCCGGACCGGGTGGGAATGGAAGTGTATCGGTAA
- the pdxR gene encoding MocR-like pyridoxine biosynthesis transcription factor PdxR, translating into MLWITIDRSQPMPLFRQIYAEIRNKILKGELLGGDPLPSTRRLAAELHLSRNVVLEAYEQLLAEGFLESRPGSGHYVAAGIDPAPLSRGENDLDKHALLKDTEATRLHPADPATVESAPALIDFRSGVPCLDHFPRALWGKLLQQVCREAPLAAFGYGRPEGRAELRQVLSRYLYRTRGVQCAPEQIVITSGATQAFVLIAKVLLKPDSAVVLEDPITRDIQTIFASTGAKLIPVPVDEYGLKTDGLPADARPEFVLVTPSHQFPLGGTLPIQRRIQLIRYASQQDCYIVEDDYDSEFRYDSPPVHSLQGLSGERVIYIGSFSKILSPSLRLGYLVLPPDLVEKYQAAKWFTDLHTPAIEQLALGRFIEGGHLDKYINRVKKVYKRRRQVLLGALQTAFPHRVKIWGASTGLHIAASFPGIAFTEEKLSSLAAAGVNVYPVEEHTMVKGRHQDKVIIGYGNVDEADIAAGIGRLHEVLG; encoded by the coding sequence TTGCTCTGGATCACAATAGACCGCAGTCAGCCGATGCCGCTTTTTCGGCAGATTTACGCTGAAATTCGCAACAAAATTTTAAAGGGAGAGCTGCTCGGCGGAGACCCGCTGCCTTCTACTCGAAGGCTTGCTGCGGAGCTGCACCTCTCCCGCAATGTCGTGCTGGAAGCCTACGAGCAGTTGCTGGCCGAAGGGTTTCTGGAAAGCCGCCCCGGCTCGGGACACTATGTTGCCGCGGGAATTGATCCTGCTCCTCTCTCGCGCGGGGAAAATGACCTGGACAAGCATGCTCTGTTGAAAGATACAGAGGCAACGCGCCTCCATCCCGCTGACCCAGCCACTGTAGAATCCGCCCCGGCTCTCATCGATTTTCGCTCCGGTGTCCCTTGTCTCGACCACTTCCCCCGCGCACTCTGGGGAAAGCTCCTGCAGCAGGTCTGCCGGGAAGCCCCGCTCGCTGCCTTTGGTTATGGACGTCCCGAGGGACGGGCGGAGCTGCGCCAAGTATTGAGCCGTTATCTCTACCGGACGCGCGGCGTCCAATGTGCGCCTGAGCAAATCGTTATCACATCAGGAGCCACGCAGGCTTTTGTGTTGATCGCCAAGGTCTTGCTCAAGCCTGATTCTGCGGTGGTGCTGGAGGACCCGATTACCCGTGATATCCAGACGATTTTTGCCTCGACCGGAGCCAAGCTGATCCCTGTTCCAGTCGACGAATACGGACTGAAAACCGACGGTCTCCCTGCGGACGCCCGTCCGGAATTTGTGCTGGTTACCCCCTCCCACCAGTTCCCGCTCGGCGGTACGCTTCCCATCCAGCGGCGCATTCAGTTGATCCGCTATGCCTCGCAGCAGGATTGCTACATCGTGGAGGACGATTACGACAGCGAATTCCGCTACGACAGTCCGCCTGTTCATTCGCTGCAGGGCCTGAGTGGAGAGCGCGTCATCTACATCGGCTCTTTCAGCAAGATTCTCTCCCCCTCCCTGCGTCTGGGGTATCTGGTGCTGCCACCCGACTTGGTGGAAAAATATCAGGCGGCCAAATGGTTCACGGATTTGCACACGCCAGCCATCGAACAACTGGCATTGGGCCGCTTTATTGAGGGAGGACATCTCGACAAATACATCAACCGTGTAAAAAAGGTGTACAAGCGCAGAAGGCAGGTACTGCTCGGCGCTCTGCAGACGGCATTTCCCCATCGGGTAAAGATTTGGGGAGCATCGACAGGCCTGCATATCGCAGCTTCCTTTCCAGGTATCGCGTTTACGGAAGAAAAACTGTCCTCTCTGGCGGCCGCCGGGGTCAACGTGTATCCGGTCGAGGAACACACCATGGTAAAAGGCAGGCATCAGGACAAAGTGATCATCGGATACGGCAATGTAGACGAGGCTGACATCGCGGCAGGGATTGGGCGATTACATGAGGTTCTCGGTTAG
- a CDS encoding 2-keto-3-deoxygluconate permease: MQIKRTIEKVPGGLMVVPLLLGALLNTIDQMHISFIMDFLKSLGVAATKDGNYEFLRIGGFAEALFKNSSIILIALFLFCCGSQMNLRVGGTALKKGVLLTASKYFTGVIIGFMWGKLSGDMMNGFLGLSAMTIIAAMTNGNGGMYAALTSQYGNRSDVGAVAVLSLNDGPFFTLMALGMLGANFPIIAFIAVLLPIGIGMLLGNLDPEIREFLKSGELLPVPFFAFSLGAGMDFATFLKPEVLLGGLALGFMTTFLTGGTGMLVFKVFREKSQIAPMAEASTAGNAVGTPAAIAAAATVAAGSGMMSAADAQAYQDIVNIATAQISISTLSTAILCPIAVILVDNWQKKRGINGKLESHEMNHTVNT, translated from the coding sequence ATGCAAATCAAACGCACCATCGAGAAAGTTCCAGGCGGGTTAATGGTTGTTCCTTTGCTGCTCGGCGCTTTGCTCAACACGATTGACCAAATGCATATTTCCTTCATCATGGATTTTCTGAAGTCTCTGGGTGTTGCTGCAACCAAAGATGGCAACTACGAGTTCTTGCGAATTGGCGGCTTCGCCGAAGCTCTCTTTAAAAACAGCTCGATTATCTTGATTGCATTATTCCTGTTCTGTTGCGGAAGCCAGATGAATCTGCGTGTCGGCGGAACTGCCCTGAAAAAAGGCGTTTTGCTCACGGCCAGCAAATATTTTACGGGTGTTATTATTGGTTTTATGTGGGGCAAGCTGTCCGGTGACATGATGAACGGGTTCCTCGGTCTTTCGGCGATGACGATCATCGCTGCGATGACAAACGGAAACGGCGGGATGTACGCCGCCCTCACCTCTCAGTACGGAAACCGCTCTGACGTCGGTGCCGTAGCTGTGCTGTCCCTGAATGACGGTCCTTTCTTTACCCTGATGGCTCTGGGTATGCTGGGAGCAAACTTCCCGATTATCGCCTTTATCGCTGTTCTCTTGCCAATCGGTATCGGTATGCTGCTCGGCAACCTCGATCCGGAAATTCGCGAGTTCTTGAAATCAGGTGAGCTTCTCCCTGTACCGTTCTTCGCATTCTCTCTGGGCGCAGGCATGGACTTCGCGACCTTCCTGAAGCCTGAGGTACTGCTGGGCGGACTGGCTCTCGGATTCATGACGACGTTTTTGACCGGCGGTACCGGCATGCTGGTGTTCAAAGTATTCCGTGAAAAAAGTCAAATCGCTCCGATGGCCGAAGCCTCTACTGCCGGTAACGCAGTAGGCACACCGGCTGCCATCGCTGCAGCGGCAACGGTTGCTGCCGGCTCCGGCATGATGTCCGCTGCCGATGCACAAGCATATCAAGACATTGTTAACATCGCGACAGCGCAAATCTCGATTTCGACGCTGAGCACAGCCATCCTCTGCCCGATCGCCGTCATTCTCGTCGATAACTGGCAGAAGAAGCGCGGCATCAACGGCAAACTGGAAAGCCATGAAATGAACCATACAGTCAACACTTAA
- a CDS encoding DMT family transporter: MSWVYLLVAIGLEVAATTCMKLSEGLTKPVPSVMMFVLYIISFSSLSLALKQLEVGTAYAIWSGLGTAAIAVIGVYLFKESFSAQKVIAILLIIAGCVMLNLNSDSHQSSGPAKQSVDHLSGSGESR; this comes from the coding sequence ATGAGCTGGGTGTATCTGTTGGTCGCGATTGGATTAGAGGTAGCGGCCACTACCTGTATGAAACTGTCCGAGGGCCTGACCAAGCCCGTACCCTCGGTCATGATGTTCGTTTTGTATATCATCAGCTTTTCGTCACTCAGCTTGGCACTCAAGCAGCTTGAGGTAGGGACGGCCTATGCGATTTGGTCGGGCCTTGGGACAGCGGCGATTGCCGTCATTGGTGTCTATCTGTTTAAGGAATCCTTTTCCGCCCAAAAAGTAATTGCCATTTTGCTGATCATCGCAGGCTGTGTCATGCTGAATTTGAACAGTGACAGCCATCAAAGCAGCGGCCCGGCCAAACAAAGCGTCGATCACTTGAGCGGCAGCGGAGAATCGAGGTAA
- a CDS encoding amino acid ABC transporter ATP-binding protein: MIRFHQVNKHYGNFHVLKDINLHINQGEVVVVIGPSGSGKSTMVRCINRLETVTSGELVVDNVQVNDKSTDINKLRRNIGMVFQHFNLYPHKTVLENITLAPIKVLGISQKEAEETALYYLEKVGIPEKADKYPTQLSGGQQQRVAIARGLAMKPKIMLFDEPTSALDPETIGEVLDVMKKLAQEGMTMVVVTHEMGFAREVADRIVFMDQGRILEESTPKQFFANPGEERARLFLSRILNH; this comes from the coding sequence TTGATTCGTTTTCATCAAGTGAATAAGCATTATGGCAACTTTCATGTCCTCAAGGATATCAACCTGCATATCAACCAGGGAGAAGTCGTCGTGGTCATTGGTCCGTCGGGCTCAGGCAAGAGTACGATGGTTCGCTGCATCAACAGATTGGAAACGGTTACAAGCGGAGAGCTGGTTGTCGACAACGTACAAGTGAACGACAAAAGCACCGATATAAACAAATTGCGCCGCAACATCGGCATGGTCTTCCAGCACTTCAATCTTTATCCGCATAAAACCGTATTGGAAAACATCACGCTCGCTCCCATCAAAGTGCTCGGCATTTCCCAAAAAGAAGCCGAGGAAACAGCGCTGTACTATTTGGAGAAAGTAGGGATTCCGGAAAAGGCCGACAAGTACCCGACCCAACTTTCCGGAGGACAGCAGCAGCGTGTCGCCATCGCGCGAGGGCTGGCGATGAAGCCGAAAATCATGCTCTTTGATGAGCCGACTTCGGCGCTTGATCCAGAAACGATTGGAGAAGTGCTGGACGTCATGAAGAAGCTGGCTCAAGAAGGCATGACCATGGTCGTAGTGACGCATGAAATGGGCTTTGCCCGTGAAGTGGCCGATCGCATCGTTTTCATGGACCAGGGCAGGATCTTGGAAGAGTCAACACCTAAGCAGTTCTTTGCCAATCCGGGCGAAGAGCGTGCGAGATTATTCTTAAGCCGTATTTTGAACCACTAA
- the larE gene encoding ATP-dependent sacrificial sulfur transferase LarE, with protein MIVDQKLDTLRTIIKDLDRVVVAFSGGVDSTFLLKVAVEVLGTDRVLAVTADSETYPSSELLEAKRLAEELNVHHRVIETSELAIPGYAENTQNRCYFCKKSLFEHLLPIMKDQGYQNVVYGLIADDMSEHRPGTRAAQEMGVRAPLQEAGLYKEEIRALSRELGLSTWNKPSFACLSSRIAYGEHITMEKLTKIDQSESYLKRLGLGQVRVRTHGEIARIEVEPKEMPLVLQHHQDIVEKLRSFGYTYVTLDLLGYKSGSMNQVLVGLSS; from the coding sequence ATGATAGTTGATCAAAAGCTGGATACACTCCGTACGATTATCAAAGACCTGGATCGCGTCGTAGTCGCTTTCTCCGGCGGGGTGGACAGCACGTTTCTGCTGAAAGTGGCAGTAGAGGTCCTCGGAACAGACCGTGTGCTCGCTGTTACTGCCGACTCGGAGACATATCCGTCGTCAGAGCTTTTGGAAGCGAAAAGGCTGGCCGAGGAGCTGAACGTCCATCATCGAGTGATCGAGACGTCAGAGCTGGCCATCCCCGGTTATGCGGAGAACACCCAGAATCGCTGCTATTTTTGTAAAAAGAGCTTATTTGAGCATCTGCTTCCGATCATGAAGGACCAAGGCTACCAAAACGTCGTGTACGGACTGATTGCCGATGACATGAGTGAACACCGGCCAGGAACCCGGGCTGCCCAGGAGATGGGCGTCCGGGCCCCGCTGCAGGAAGCAGGATTGTACAAGGAAGAAATCCGCGCGCTGTCTCGCGAGCTTGGCCTGTCCACCTGGAACAAGCCTTCCTTTGCCTGCCTCTCCTCCCGCATCGCTTACGGCGAGCACATCACGATGGAAAAGCTGACAAAGATCGATCAGTCGGAGAGCTATCTGAAGCGTCTTGGTCTGGGACAGGTACGTGTGCGGACACACGGGGAAATCGCCCGGATCGAGGTAGAGCCAAAAGAGATGCCGCTCGTGCTCCAGCATCATCAAGATATCGTCGAGAAGCTTCGTTCCTTTGGCTATACGTACGTGACGCTTGACTTGCTTGGCTATAAAAGCGGCAGCATGAATCAGGTATTGGTTGGGTTGAGCAGTTGA
- a CDS encoding TetR/AcrR family transcriptional regulator yields the protein MQDRIIQVAAREIQTKGLKFTMAELARQAGVSTKTLYGYYTSKEQLIEEIIVQTLKEMQEKEKEIMGQEEIDLAEKLRQVLVHVPNGFGNTHPLLWQELKRYYPEQWKLVEDCLEEGWDNVRSLLEKGMEQGQFERVSIPVFLQMYIAAIKQLMDRQFVAAINMTVSDALDAMVEILLHGIVRRHTATNEEE from the coding sequence TTGCAGGACAGGATCATACAGGTGGCCGCTCGGGAAATCCAAACAAAAGGCCTGAAATTCACGATGGCGGAATTGGCCCGGCAAGCGGGTGTCAGCACAAAAACATTATACGGGTATTATACATCCAAAGAACAATTAATCGAAGAGATCATCGTGCAGACGTTAAAAGAGATGCAGGAGAAAGAAAAGGAGATCATGGGACAAGAGGAGATCGATCTGGCTGAAAAGCTAAGGCAAGTACTGGTCCATGTCCCCAACGGATTTGGCAATACCCACCCGCTGTTATGGCAGGAGTTGAAGCGATACTATCCGGAACAATGGAAGCTGGTCGAAGATTGTCTGGAGGAAGGCTGGGACAATGTCCGGAGCTTGTTGGAAAAAGGGATGGAGCAGGGACAGTTTGAACGGGTGTCGATCCCCGTTTTTCTTCAAATGTATATAGCCGCCATCAAGCAGTTGATGGATCGGCAATTCGTCGCAGCAATCAATATGACCGTATCCGATGCGCTTGATGCCATGGTAGAGATTCTGCTCCATGGCATTGTCCGACGTCACACGGCAACCAACGAGGAGGAATAA
- the larA gene encoding nickel-dependent lactate racemase, giving the protein MKTTLLYGKHGLDVEIPDNSLILEPKNLPALENDEEAVIEALRNPIGSAPLRDLVKSTDKVAIVISDITRPTPNHKLVPWLIKELSHVPVENFVVINGTGTHRDQTREEFVQMLGEWVVDNVRVINHHCHEMDELVKVGESRFGCDVYLNKEYVEADFKIVTGFIEPHFFAGFSGGPKGIMPGIAGIETIQTFHNARMIGDPLSTWGNMVNNPVQDMTREINGMCKPDFMLNVTLNRDKDITAVFAGELYEAHDRGCAYAKEHAMIRCDHRFDVVITSNSGYPLDQNLYQAVKGMSAAHKIVKKGGTIICASECSDGLPNHGNYADILKMRETPQEILDMINDPSFKIFDQWQVQKQAVIQVWADVHVYSMLSDEDVKLAKLIPTHDIEKTLEELKAKYGEEMSVAVLPLGPLTIPYVEEDEGNTP; this is encoded by the coding sequence ATGAAAACAACATTACTCTATGGAAAGCACGGTTTGGATGTAGAAATTCCGGATAACTCCCTGATCCTGGAGCCGAAAAACCTCCCTGCACTGGAAAATGATGAAGAAGCCGTCATCGAAGCACTCCGCAATCCAATCGGCTCTGCTCCTCTGCGTGATCTGGTAAAAAGTACAGACAAAGTGGCGATTGTGATCAGCGACATCACACGGCCAACTCCGAACCACAAGCTGGTTCCGTGGCTGATCAAGGAGCTGTCCCACGTGCCCGTGGAAAACTTCGTCGTGATCAACGGTACGGGTACACACCGCGACCAGACGAGAGAAGAATTCGTGCAAATGCTCGGTGAGTGGGTTGTAGACAACGTCCGCGTGATCAACCACCACTGCCATGAAATGGATGAGCTGGTCAAGGTCGGCGAAAGCCGCTTCGGTTGTGATGTCTATCTGAATAAAGAATATGTGGAAGCCGATTTCAAAATCGTGACCGGCTTTATCGAACCGCACTTCTTCGCAGGCTTCTCCGGCGGTCCCAAAGGGATCATGCCCGGTATCGCCGGCATCGAAACGATCCAGACCTTCCACAATGCCCGTATGATCGGCGATCCCCTGTCTACCTGGGGCAATATGGTGAACAACCCCGTACAGGACATGACCCGGGAAATTAACGGCATGTGCAAGCCGGACTTCATGCTGAACGTAACCCTGAATCGCGATAAAGATATCACGGCTGTATTTGCCGGCGAGCTGTATGAAGCGCATGACCGCGGATGCGCCTATGCCAAGGAGCACGCGATGATCCGCTGTGACCACCGCTTCGACGTTGTGATCACCTCCAACTCGGGATATCCGCTCGACCAAAACCTGTATCAAGCGGTAAAAGGCATGAGTGCTGCTCATAAAATCGTAAAAAAAGGCGGCACCATCATCTGCGCGTCTGAATGCTCGGATGGCCTTCCGAACCACGGAAACTACGCCGACATTTTGAAAATGAGGGAGACGCCGCAAGAAATCCTGGATATGATCAATGATCCGTCGTTCAAGATTTTCGACCAGTGGCAGGTCCAAAAACAAGCCGTCATCCAGGTCTGGGCAGACGTCCATGTCTATTCCATGCTGTCCGATGAGGATGTAAAGCTGGCTAAACTGATTCCGACTCATGACATCGAAAAAACATTGGAAGAATTGAAAGCGAAGTACGGGGAAGAGATGAGCGTAGCTGTCCTGCCTCTCGGACCGCTGACCATTCCTTACGTGGAAGAAGACGAAGGGAACACGCCATGA
- a CDS encoding CdaR family transcriptional regulator, translating to MLTYEIAKQIVRETMNRLNRNINIMDHTGTIMASGDPSRVGEVHEGAADVIRTGHPLMITEDNQQKYKGVRPGINLPIVFQDKIIGVIGITGDPEEILEFGELVKMITEMMINQSFLASQLEWKQRMKEMIFEELIRREPNIESAVQRLTLLKMKLRAPYQVALIELRELPKQGQELIQKVEDLLNDKQLLVGFRSVNRMFILATGLEEQLVRGKLGEVENYLRQKGIAFKIGMGSQVTETGKIGMSLEEAKLALLLGEGEQGLISYLDVETKALINRMDPQVKQKFVDRIFANTPQTSIETLEAFFDSNLNIGEAAKLLFIHRNTLIYRLAKIKERTGYDPQIFHDAVSLQLAVWMYQNQGRSEGEGPGE from the coding sequence ATGCTGACCTATGAGATTGCCAAACAGATTGTTCGCGAAACCATGAACCGTTTGAATCGAAATATTAACATTATGGATCACACCGGAACCATTATGGCTTCGGGAGACCCTTCGCGCGTTGGCGAGGTTCATGAAGGGGCGGCTGATGTCATCCGCACGGGCCATCCCCTGATGATTACGGAGGACAACCAACAGAAATATAAAGGAGTGCGACCGGGCATTAATTTGCCCATCGTCTTTCAAGACAAGATTATTGGAGTCATCGGGATTACGGGTGATCCAGAAGAAATTCTGGAGTTCGGTGAGCTTGTCAAAATGATAACGGAGATGATGATCAACCAGTCTTTCCTGGCTTCCCAGCTCGAATGGAAGCAAAGAATGAAAGAGATGATCTTCGAGGAATTGATCAGAAGAGAGCCCAATATCGAGTCAGCCGTGCAGCGATTAACGCTTTTAAAAATGAAATTGCGGGCCCCCTACCAGGTCGCTCTGATCGAATTGCGGGAACTGCCCAAGCAAGGACAAGAGCTGATCCAAAAAGTGGAAGATCTTCTGAATGACAAGCAGCTGTTAGTCGGCTTTCGCAGCGTGAACCGCATGTTTATTCTGGCGACCGGTCTGGAGGAGCAGCTGGTCCGGGGAAAGCTTGGAGAAGTGGAGAACTATTTGCGGCAAAAAGGGATCGCATTCAAAATTGGCATGGGGTCCCAAGTGACGGAGACGGGAAAAATCGGCATGTCGCTGGAGGAAGCGAAGCTGGCCCTGCTGCTGGGAGAGGGCGAGCAAGGGTTGATCTCCTATCTGGATGTGGAGACCAAGGCCCTGATTAATCGCATGGACCCGCAGGTGAAGCAAAAGTTTGTCGATCGCATTTTTGCCAATACACCGCAGACCTCGATTGAGACACTGGAAGCCTTTTTTGACAGCAACCTGAACATCGGCGAAGCGGCCAAGCTGCTCTTTATTCACCGCAACACCCTGATCTACCGGCTGGCAAAAATCAAAGAGCGGACAGGCTACGATCCGCAGATTTTCCACGATGCCGTCTCTCTGCAGCTGGCGGTGTGGATGTATCAAAACCAGGGAAGGAGCGAAGGGGAAGGACCGGGAGAATAG